One stretch of Aythya fuligula isolate bAytFul2 chromosome 24, bAytFul2.pri, whole genome shotgun sequence DNA includes these proteins:
- the LOC116498543 gene encoding feather keratin Cos2-3-like, producing MPLDMGQPRPTIKASPALCSLIHFSGLLLVGNQVNLLPPDMSCYDQCRPCQPCGPTPLASSCNEPCVRQCQNSTIVIQPSPVVVTLPGPILSSFPQNTAVGSSTSAAVGSILSCDGVPINSGCCDLSCITSRYCGSRCRPC from the exons ATGCCTCTGGACATGGGGCAGCCAAGGCCCACTATAAaagccagcccagctctgtgctctctCATCCACTTCTCTGGCCTTCTTCTTGTTGGGAACCAG GTGAACCTCCTGCCCCcagacatgtcctgctacgaCCAGTGCCGGCCATGCCAGCCGTGCGGCCCGACCCcgctggccagcagctgcaacgagccctgcGTCAGGCAGTGCCAGAACTCCACCATCGTCATCCAGCCCTCTCCCGTGGTGgtgaccctgcccggccccatcctcagctccttcccgcAGAACACGGCTGTGGGATCCTCCACCTCTGCTGCCgttggcagcatcctcagctgtgaCGGCGTCCCCATCAACTCTGGGTGCTGTGACCTCTCCTGCATTACCAGCCGCTACTGTGGCAGCAGGTGCCGCCCCTGCTAA
- the LOC116498551 gene encoding feather keratin Cos2-3-like, translating into MPLDMGQLRPTIKASPALCSLIHFSDLLLVGNQVNLLPPDMSCYDQCRPCQPCGPTPLASSCNEPCVRQCQNSTIVIQPSPVVVTLPGPILSSFPQNTAVGSSTSAAVGSILSCDGVPINSGCCDLSCITSRYCGSRCRPC; encoded by the exons ATGCCTCTGGACATGGGGCAGCTAAGGCCCACTATAAaagccagcccagctctgtgctctctCATCCACTTCTCTGACCTTCTTCTTGTTGGGAACCAG GTGAACCTCCTGCCCCcagacatgtcctgctacgaCCAGTGCCGGCCATGCCAGCCGTGCGGCCCGACCCcgctggccagcagctgcaacgagccctgcGTCAGGCAGTGCCAGAACTCCACCATCGTCATCCAGCCCTCTCCCGTGGTGgtgaccctgcccggccccatcctcagctccttcccgcAGAACACGGCTGTGGGATCCTCCACCTCTGCTGCCgttggcagcatcctcagctgtgaCGGCGTCCCCATCAACTCTGGGTGCTGTGACCTCTCCTGCATTACCAGCCGCTACTGTGGCAGCAGGTGCCGCCCCTGCTAA